The genomic segment GCTAATCGGCTGTGGAGTGGGTTGGAATCGTGAAGAATTTGAAAATGCCACCGAGCTACCTTTCGATAGGCGTTACCTTGGAATGAAAGAAACCGTGCTTGCTCAGCGCAAGCTGCTCACTGATCCGGAGCCTGAGTTTCACGGAGAGTTGATCGATTTCGATCCCGTTTGGTTTGAGCCCAAGGCAATCCGCCCAGGTGGGCCAGCCGTGATATTCGGCGCCATGGGGCCGCTGGGTCTCAAGCATGCTGCCCAATGGGCGGATGGCTGGATGCCCGTGGACGTGGCGTTGCCTGATATTGAGAATGACGTGAAGAATTTTCGGCAGCTGGTAGCTGACAATGGGCGCGACCCCGCATCCGTGGAGATCACTCTGGTCGTGATGGCGCCGGTGACGGCTGACCTGCTCAAGTCCTATCGGGATATCGGAATAGACCGCTGTAACATTGGAGTTGGAATGGAGAACTGGGACAGGCCAGAAATCGTTATTCCGATGATCGAGAAATTTTCAAAGCTTATTCCTGAGCTTTGATCTGGCCTGCCTGACGCGGTTGCGCTAGCGCTTTATCTCGTCGTATCGATTAGTCGGCGGCGGCGGTGCTGGCGTGTAGTCAGGTTGTGCTTTCGAATCTTCTAACACCTGGCGAATGACTTGTCGCCTGCGTTCTGTGCGGCTCATCTCGCCAGCGTCGTCCCCAGAGTTGTCACTCACTTGAGTATAGGTTGACTCTGAGGCTGCAGGAGGTTCTGACAGCGGAGCTGAGGACGTCTCAGGAGCATCTTCGGGGTTGCCGGGAAGTGCAGAGTCAGCAATTTGGGCAAACACAGGGAAGGATATGAGGACTAGGCTTCCCAGAACAGCGCGGCGGAATTTCATTGGTGTGCTCCCTTCGATAAGATTCTCGTCCTCGAGAGAACGACTGTTTCACTAGTATAGCCGAAACGAATGATCTTTTCGTTTTGCCAGGTATTTTTGTCTATTCCAGCAAGCTTGCGGGCAATAGGTGACTCACCGCGCGCCTCAGGGTCGTGGTGCGTGCGACCCGCTTTATCGCCAGCACAAAGGCGGCGGTGCGCAGGTCTATATCGTCGCGCAGCGCCAAATCGGCTACGTTGCGATAGGCTCGCCGCATGACTTTCTCAAGTTCTTCTACGACGCGTGATTCATCCCAGCGGAATTGCTGGATGTTCTGTGACCACTCGAAATAGCTAGCGGTAACGCCGCCGGCATTGGCCAAGATGTCGGGCACAACCGTTACCCCTTGTTGAACGAGCATATCGTGCGCCTTGCAGGTAACCGGGCCGTTGGCTGCTTCGATCACGATTGTTGCCTGCACCCGGCCAGCGTTTTCCGTGGTGATAGCTTCCTCCAGTGCGGCCGGGATGAGTACATCCGCCTTGTAGACAATTATCTCGTTGCCGTCGATTGCATGTGCTCCAGGGAAGTTCTGTACGCTGCCGTTGCTGTTCACCCAGTCAATCAGTGCGGGAACATCAAGACCGTCGTTATTGGCTATGCCACCTTGAATATCTGAAATGGCAACGATCTTGCCGCCGCGCTGCGCGATAAGGCGAGCAGCATTACTGCCCACGTTGCCGAACCCCTGTATTGCTACGCTGACGTCCTCCAGCTTTCTATTCTGGTCTTTCAGGCATTCTTCCAAGGCATACATTACCCCACGGCCGGTAGCTTCCTCACGGCCCAGGGAGCCGAAAAGGTCCACCGGCTTTCCGGTGACGACGCCGGGACTGAAGCCGTAGAATTTGCTGTACTCGTCCATTATCCAGCCCATAACGGTAGCGTTGGTGTTCACGTCCGGTGCAGGGATATCAATAGTGGGGCCGATGACTTCCTTAATGAGTTCAACAAAGGTGGTAGTGATTCGGTAGAGCTCAGTTTCACTCAGTTTACTTGGATCGCAGTTGATTCCGCCTTTGGCTCCACCGTAAGGAATGTCTACCACTGCGGTCTTCCAGGTCATAAGGCTAGCGAGACTGGCAGCATGTTCTTCATCCATGCTCGGATGATAGCGAAGCCCCCCCTTCATGGGCCCCCTGGCTGAACTGTGCTGCACACGAAAGCCGAGATGGTGCATCAGATCGCCACTGTCACTTTCGGTGACAATTTCAACCCGTACTACGCGATTCGGCGTTAGAAGTATTGTGCGAAGTTT from the Candidatus Marimicrobium litorale genome contains:
- a CDS encoding TIGR03619 family F420-dependent LLM class oxidoreductase; amino-acid sequence: MHLGFSSMNTADDPAPHHLAQTLEEAGFESLWYGEHSHIPVSRLTPYPPGGELPEPYKKMMDPYVSLMAAAQATSRLKLGTGIALLMERELMSQTKTIATLDRLSNGRLLIGCGVGWNREEFENATELPFDRRYLGMKETVLAQRKLLTDPEPEFHGELIDFDPVWFEPKAIRPGGPAVIFGAMGPLGLKHAAQWADGWMPVDVALPDIENDVKNFRQLVADNGRDPASVEITLVVMAPVTADLLKSYRDIGIDRCNIGVGMENWDRPEIVIPMIEKFSKLIPEL
- a CDS encoding Glu/Leu/Phe/Val family dehydrogenase, producing MMLDNVSFFFNRAADHLGLDEKLRTILLTPNRVVRVEIVTESDSGDLMHHLGFRVQHSSARGPMKGGLRYHPSMDEEHAASLASLMTWKTAVVDIPYGGAKGGINCDPSKLSETELYRITTTFVELIKEVIGPTIDIPAPDVNTNATVMGWIMDEYSKFYGFSPGVVTGKPVDLFGSLGREEATGRGVMYALEECLKDQNRKLEDVSVAIQGFGNVGSNAARLIAQRGGKIVAISDIQGGIANNDGLDVPALIDWVNSNGSVQNFPGAHAIDGNEIIVYKADVLIPAALEEAITTENAGRVQATIVIEAANGPVTCKAHDMLVQQGVTVVPDILANAGGVTASYFEWSQNIQQFRWDESRVVEELEKVMRRAYRNVADLALRDDIDLRTAAFVLAIKRVARTTTLRRAVSHLLPASLLE